The Sediminispirochaeta smaragdinae DSM 11293 genome has a segment encoding these proteins:
- a CDS encoding DMT family transporter: MDSKKTAVLALFAAPMLWGGALVAGRVVSAEMPPISAAFVRFVVTTTLLALFLRIRGGKLPKPEKNILPALIAAGMTGVALFNVFLFSALATVSAGRSAVIIAMTPAVVAMISAIIYKEKHQKLFPLALILAFLGAAIVISEGDPPSLFRTPPGKGELFMIGCVFSWAAYSFAGKHVLKSFPPLPAIMYSSFFGALLLAIPAFLEGGLPRVFSASPSAWAGLLYMSIGAAGVAHVFYYYGISKIGPSKSAIFMNLEPISALFFGMVLLGEEITMPLAIGSVLVLSGVSLSVKE, encoded by the coding sequence ATGGATTCAAAGAAAACTGCTGTATTGGCGCTTTTCGCCGCCCCGATGCTTTGGGGAGGAGCCTTAGTTGCGGGACGCGTGGTATCGGCGGAGATGCCGCCGATATCGGCAGCCTTTGTCAGATTTGTGGTTACGACGACACTGCTTGCTCTTTTTCTCAGAATTCGAGGGGGAAAGCTGCCGAAGCCTGAGAAAAACATACTTCCCGCCTTAATCGCCGCGGGGATGACAGGAGTGGCCCTCTTCAATGTCTTTCTATTTTCCGCTCTTGCTACTGTCAGTGCCGGCAGGAGTGCTGTCATCATAGCAATGACTCCGGCAGTGGTGGCAATGATTTCTGCGATTATCTATAAAGAAAAGCATCAGAAACTCTTCCCTCTGGCGCTCATTCTCGCCTTCCTCGGAGCCGCGATCGTAATTTCCGAAGGAGATCCCCCGTCACTCTTTCGTACTCCTCCCGGCAAGGGAGAACTCTTTATGATCGGTTGCGTCTTCAGCTGGGCGGCGTACTCTTTCGCGGGGAAGCATGTTCTTAAGAGTTTTCCGCCATTGCCAGCCATCATGTACAGCAGCTTTTTCGGAGCCCTGCTTCTGGCGATTCCCGCTTTTCTCGAGGGTGGTCTTCCCCGTGTTTTTTCGGCTTCTCCCTCGGCCTGGGCCGGACTCCTTTACATGAGCATCGGAGCCGCCGGAGTGGCCCACGTTTTCTACTATTACGGAATCAGCAAAATAGGCCCCAGCAAATCGGCCATCTTCATGAATCTCGAACCGATCTCCGCCCTCTTTTTTGGTATGGTCCTCCTTGGCGAAGAGATAACTATGCCCCTTGCGATTGGAAGCGTATTGGTCCTTTCGGGGGTAAGCTTATCGGTTAAAGAATAA